From the genome of Gemmatimonas phototrophica, one region includes:
- a CDS encoding lipopolysaccharide biosynthesis protein, producing the protein MNARPSLPRVWTGSSLVFAAELLLVPTGLITAGFLTRQLGAEGYGVFTLLATVVGWLQWVTNSMLARAAHRQVAGAATWRPVAAEVVRLHVQVGGLVGAALFVGASPLAHVLQQPSVTGLLRLLALDVLVFALAAAYRNVLIGRNEYGTWAAATAARWIIRLVAIVGFVSLGWSVTGAVLGIMTANVAELVVGRWRVGALVRASADEAARIRRALFTVVAPVALAAIGLRTFDRADLLLLSIMGTDAASLGLYGAAQNLTVIVSIVASSVSPAVLATVSKLRLQGDEAGALRVSADALRLPFLALPFTALAAGSAPEILQTIYGTGFAAAAVPFSLLLVSAGVLLVVSVTTVLLVAADRGWSVVAISTPMLAGLVLLAVVLIPRYGSTGAAVAALVAATGGAAASMIITTRVVALRCPTRSMLVGAVLAVVAYVVAREWPVTGAAPTVAKLVLLSAALGALIVALGELRLSSVRALFGRVAE; encoded by the coding sequence ATGAACGCGCGCCCGTCACTGCCCCGCGTGTGGACTGGTTCGTCGCTGGTGTTCGCCGCCGAACTGCTGTTGGTGCCCACCGGGCTGATTACGGCCGGGTTCCTCACGCGGCAGTTGGGCGCCGAAGGGTACGGGGTGTTTACGCTGCTCGCCACCGTGGTGGGGTGGTTGCAGTGGGTTACCAACTCCATGCTGGCGCGGGCGGCGCACCGGCAGGTGGCGGGGGCCGCGACGTGGCGCCCGGTGGCGGCCGAAGTGGTGCGCTTGCATGTGCAGGTGGGCGGGCTGGTGGGTGCCGCGCTGTTCGTGGGCGCCTCGCCGCTGGCGCACGTGCTGCAGCAACCATCGGTCACCGGCTTGCTGCGTCTGCTCGCGCTGGATGTGCTGGTATTCGCGCTGGCCGCTGCCTACCGCAATGTGCTCATTGGGCGCAATGAGTACGGCACCTGGGCGGCCGCGACCGCTGCGCGATGGATCATACGACTGGTGGCTATTGTGGGGTTTGTGAGCCTTGGCTGGTCGGTAACGGGTGCGGTGTTGGGGATCATGACGGCGAATGTCGCCGAACTGGTAGTGGGGCGCTGGCGGGTGGGGGCGTTGGTGCGGGCGTCGGCCGATGAGGCCGCACGGATTCGTCGAGCGCTGTTCACGGTGGTGGCACCGGTGGCGTTGGCGGCGATTGGACTGCGCACCTTCGACCGCGCCGACTTGCTGCTGTTGTCGATCATGGGCACCGATGCGGCGTCGCTGGGGCTGTACGGTGCGGCGCAGAATCTCACGGTGATCGTGTCCATTGTCGCGTCGTCGGTGTCGCCGGCGGTGCTGGCCACGGTGTCAAAGCTTCGGCTGCAGGGCGATGAAGCCGGGGCGCTCCGTGTGTCCGCCGATGCGCTGCGGTTGCCGTTTCTGGCGTTGCCCTTTACTGCGCTGGCGGCCGGATCGGCGCCGGAAATTCTGCAAACGATTTACGGGACGGGCTTCGCGGCCGCGGCGGTGCCATTCAGCCTGTTGCTGGTCAGCGCCGGCGTGTTGCTGGTGGTGTCGGTCACGACCGTGCTTCTGGTGGCCGCCGATCGGGGGTGGTCGGTGGTGGCCATCAGCACCCCAATGCTGGCGGGGCTGGTCCTTTTGGCGGTCGTGCTCATTCCGCGCTACGGCAGTACGGGTGCGGCGGTGGCCGCGCTGGTGGCCGCCACCGGTGGGGCCGCGGCGTCGATGATCATCACGACGCGTGTGGTGGCACTACGCTGCCCAACGCGCTCCATGCTGGTGGGCGCGGTGCTCGCCGTGGTCGCGTACGTCGTTGCACGGGAGTGGCCGGTGACTGGCGCTGCGCCCACCGTGGCCAAGCTGGTGCTGTTGAGTGCCGCGCTGGGCGCGCTGATTGTTGCGCTGGGTGAACTCCGGCTCTCGTCGGTGCGCGCGCTCTTCGGGCGCGTGGCGGAGTAA
- a CDS encoding glycosyltransferase family 2 protein, with protein sequence MNRTPDVTIIIPTHNRRALLDECLESLRRQEGITWEAIVVDDASTDDTWPWLQQLNDPRVTALHQEQSQRQAVARNRAVPLARGRYLLFLDDDDQMTPRALALLSAALDAAPQAVAAVGAREDWFTAQGYRRRDVHPRVTRVRDVTDALLAGWSAIPSQTLFRAAVVRAVDGYHPDMVPCDDRDFMHRVTQHGPVVLCPETVVIYRITPAQWRPPNIRRLRDAVARRAIRELPRSSWRRALRIRHMVRLVDDAEDQCTTGSPLRAIAPLVHALCLAPTVLLSPMIGPWVARRLAGRLARRVIPAPTA encoded by the coding sequence GTGAACCGTACGCCCGATGTCACGATCATCATCCCCACGCATAACCGGCGAGCGCTGCTGGACGAGTGTCTGGAGAGTCTGCGGCGGCAGGAAGGGATAACGTGGGAAGCGATCGTGGTGGACGATGCGTCCACCGACGATACGTGGCCATGGCTGCAGCAACTCAACGACCCGCGGGTGACGGCGTTGCATCAGGAGCAGTCGCAGCGACAGGCGGTGGCGCGCAATCGCGCGGTGCCCCTCGCCCGTGGCCGCTACCTGCTGTTCCTCGACGACGACGATCAGATGACCCCACGCGCGCTCGCGCTGCTGAGTGCGGCGTTGGATGCGGCGCCGCAGGCCGTGGCGGCAGTTGGCGCACGTGAGGACTGGTTTACCGCGCAGGGGTATCGGCGGCGCGATGTGCACCCGCGGGTCACCCGCGTGCGTGATGTGACCGATGCGTTGCTGGCGGGATGGTCGGCGATTCCCAGCCAGACGTTGTTCCGGGCCGCAGTCGTGCGAGCGGTGGATGGCTATCATCCTGACATGGTGCCCTGCGACGACCGTGACTTCATGCATCGCGTCACGCAGCACGGTCCGGTGGTGCTTTGTCCGGAGACAGTGGTGATCTACCGCATTACCCCGGCGCAGTGGCGTCCGCCCAACATTCGGCGACTGCGCGATGCGGTGGCGCGTCGTGCCATTCGCGAGCTCCCCCGGTCTTCGTGGCGGCGGGCGTTGCGTATCCGGCACATGGTCCGGTTGGTGGATGACGCAGAAGACCAGTGCACCACCGGTTCGCCGCTGCGGGCCATTGCGCCGCTGGTTCACGCGTTGTGTCTGGCACCTACCGTGCTGCTGTCGCCCATGATTGGCCCGTGGGTGGCCCGACGGCTGGCCGGCCGTCTGGCACGGCGCGTGATTCCGGCGCCCACGGCGTGA
- a CDS encoding glycosyltransferase family 4 protein, translated as MHICLMCIEFFGDSIYGGFGRATRFIGRELARRGVQVSVVVSRRSPDRPDCYELDGMTVHQVAPSRADQALRLFRTIRADVYHSQDTSMLTALARLACPRAAHVVTFRDPMDRLDWQIETDHAGMPKAGWWTYKQFIGNPLVTRAVRKADGRYGAAEFIGPKAQVIFGLPDTPALLPSPVDLPPVVVPKASCPTVCWVGRWEGRKRIEQFFELAAANPHVTCIAVGGARDAQRDAALRAQYGGLPNLQMPGVLDQFSNPAWSRVMGESWVLVNTSLREGLPTTFLEAAAHRTAVLSVTDPDHFASAYGARAEEGQMQSALAWLLADERWRARGEAGYAYVAERFAVEPAMQAHLAAYATAMAQADARLARAVR; from the coding sequence ATGCACATCTGTCTTATGTGCATCGAGTTTTTCGGTGATTCGATTTACGGTGGATTCGGGCGCGCGACGCGCTTCATTGGGCGCGAGCTGGCGCGTCGTGGCGTGCAGGTGTCGGTCGTGGTGTCTCGTCGCTCCCCCGACCGGCCGGACTGCTATGAGCTGGATGGGATGACGGTGCATCAGGTGGCACCGTCCCGCGCGGACCAGGCGCTCCGTCTTTTTCGCACCATTCGCGCGGATGTCTACCACTCGCAGGACACGTCGATGCTGACGGCGCTGGCACGTCTCGCGTGTCCCCGGGCCGCGCATGTGGTGACGTTTCGCGATCCCATGGATCGGCTGGATTGGCAGATTGAAACGGATCATGCCGGCATGCCGAAAGCCGGGTGGTGGACGTACAAACAGTTCATTGGCAATCCGTTGGTTACGCGAGCCGTGCGGAAGGCTGATGGACGCTATGGCGCCGCCGAGTTCATTGGCCCCAAGGCGCAGGTCATTTTCGGGCTGCCTGACACACCGGCATTGCTCCCGTCGCCGGTGGATTTGCCACCGGTGGTCGTACCCAAGGCCTCGTGTCCCACGGTCTGCTGGGTCGGGCGGTGGGAAGGGCGCAAGCGTATCGAGCAGTTCTTCGAACTCGCGGCTGCCAACCCGCACGTCACCTGTATTGCGGTGGGTGGTGCGCGCGATGCGCAGCGTGATGCGGCATTGCGGGCCCAGTACGGCGGTTTGCCCAACCTGCAGATGCCCGGCGTACTTGATCAGTTCAGCAATCCGGCGTGGAGCCGGGTGATGGGGGAGAGCTGGGTGCTGGTGAACACCTCGTTGCGCGAAGGGCTCCCCACCACCTTCCTGGAAGCGGCGGCCCATCGCACGGCCGTGCTGAGTGTCACGGACCCTGACCACTTTGCCAGTGCCTATGGGGCGCGGGCGGAGGAAGGGCAGATGCAATCGGCGTTGGCGTGGTTGCTCGCCGACGAGCGTTGGCGTGCTCGTGGTGAGGCCGGGTACGCCTATGTCGCGGAACGGTTTGCCGTTGAACCGGCAATGCAGGCCCATCTGGCCGCCTATGCCACAGCAATGGCGCAAGCGGACGCCCGACTGGCGAGGGCAGTGCGGTGA
- a CDS encoding glycosyltransferase family 2 protein, whose translation MFAGNDTEQHDQDADGTQAPRVSVVTMTFNRPAALRRCLVSLAAQTLSTNAFEVVVVDVSTPPVTDVLAEFAAQLQIVHVVVPNGGVAANRNAGAARARGTVLAFLDDDCRADHEWLAALTDVVEQRPDALVAARVVHEAPDTVVATAGQVITEAVDAFFNAPHSTPRFLPGLNFALNRQAYLALGGCDARYGRLAAEDRDFVDRWQVAGGTLVYVARTYVHHDHRSSLRGFVRQYVNYGRGAWRYHRLRRARGSGRMADDLRLHTGLPRYVRAPLARVPFTEWVPVVALLGVWQLANAVGFAWQAVVETLSSSNTSER comes from the coding sequence ATGTTCGCTGGGAACGACACCGAGCAACACGACCAGGACGCTGATGGTACACAAGCGCCGCGTGTCTCGGTTGTGACCATGACGTTCAACCGACCGGCGGCATTGCGGCGGTGTCTGGTCTCCCTGGCAGCCCAAACGTTGTCCACGAACGCCTTCGAAGTGGTGGTCGTGGATGTATCCACGCCGCCAGTAACCGATGTCCTGGCGGAGTTCGCGGCACAGCTGCAGATCGTGCATGTCGTGGTGCCGAATGGCGGTGTTGCCGCCAATCGCAATGCGGGCGCCGCCCGGGCGCGCGGTACGGTGCTGGCGTTTTTGGACGACGATTGCCGAGCGGACCACGAGTGGCTGGCGGCGCTCACGGATGTGGTGGAGCAGCGCCCTGACGCACTGGTGGCGGCGCGCGTGGTACACGAGGCGCCAGACACGGTCGTGGCCACCGCGGGGCAGGTGATTACCGAAGCGGTTGATGCATTCTTCAACGCGCCCCACAGTACGCCGCGCTTTCTGCCGGGACTCAATTTCGCCCTCAACCGACAGGCGTATCTGGCCCTTGGTGGCTGCGATGCTCGCTATGGTCGTCTGGCGGCCGAAGACCGCGACTTCGTGGACCGGTGGCAGGTCGCTGGCGGTACGCTGGTATACGTGGCACGCACGTACGTGCATCACGATCACCGCAGTTCGCTGCGCGGTTTTGTGCGTCAGTATGTGAATTACGGGCGCGGCGCCTGGCGCTATCATCGCCTGCGACGCGCGCGTGGCAGCGGACGCATGGCAGACGATCTTCGGTTGCACACGGGGTTGCCACGCTATGTGCGCGCGCCCCTCGCGCGCGTGCCATTCACCGAGTGGGTGCCGGTCGTGGCGCTGCTTGGGGTATGGCAGCTGGCCAATGCCGTGGGCTTTGCCTGGCAGGCCGTCGTCGAGACGCTGTCGTCTTCGAACACCAGTGAGCGCTGA
- a CDS encoding calcium/sodium antiporter — MAFPPLLLFALALAALLVAAHYFSGAAERLGLAFGMSPFVVGVFIVAIGTSLPELVASLIAVSNGTSEIVAGNVLGANAANLLLILGAVSVVVPSGRLLLGEQYLFIDLHFLLGATLALGTAMADGEVTRVEGVLLLLAYAVYVAYLLAEGRTGTAESAVEKGLPDESTRIWRDLLVLAAGGVAIYLAGDQTISALERVASDLAISPAVASVTILAIGTTLPELAVSVTAARRGMASLAVGNILGSCVFNALTVTGAGAVAGGILVPPDLRNFALPFVAASSLLFYLLTQDKRVSRWEGLLFLVLFLLFMGKMAGVA, encoded by the coding sequence ATGGCTTTCCCTCCGCTCCTGCTCTTTGCCCTTGCTCTCGCTGCCCTGCTGGTGGCGGCACACTACTTCAGCGGTGCCGCCGAGCGGCTAGGTCTCGCGTTTGGGATGTCCCCATTTGTCGTTGGGGTCTTCATTGTCGCGATCGGCACGTCGCTGCCGGAGCTGGTGGCCTCGCTGATTGCCGTCTCCAATGGCACGTCCGAAATCGTGGCGGGCAATGTGCTGGGCGCCAATGCCGCCAATCTGTTGCTCATCCTGGGCGCCGTCAGTGTGGTGGTGCCCTCGGGGCGCCTCCTGCTGGGTGAACAATACCTGTTCATTGATCTGCATTTCCTGCTTGGCGCCACACTCGCGTTGGGGACCGCCATGGCCGACGGTGAAGTCACGCGTGTGGAAGGGGTGCTGCTCCTGCTGGCCTATGCGGTATATGTGGCCTATCTGCTGGCTGAAGGCCGTACCGGAACGGCGGAGAGCGCCGTGGAGAAGGGGCTCCCTGATGAGAGTACCAGGATCTGGCGCGATCTGCTGGTGCTTGCCGCTGGCGGTGTCGCCATCTATCTGGCGGGCGATCAAACCATATCGGCACTTGAACGGGTCGCCAGCGATCTCGCCATATCCCCCGCCGTGGCCTCGGTGACCATTCTGGCCATCGGTACGACCTTGCCGGAGCTGGCGGTGAGTGTCACCGCGGCGCGTCGTGGCATGGCGTCGCTGGCGGTGGGCAACATTCTGGGCTCTTGCGTGTTCAATGCGCTCACGGTTACGGGTGCGGGAGCGGTAGCGGGCGGGATTCTGGTACCGCCTGACCTGCGCAATTTTGCGCTGCCATTCGTGGCGGCGAGCTCGTTGCTTTTCTACCTGCTCACGCAAGACAAGCGGGTATCACGCTGGGAAGGATTACTCTTTCTCGTGCTCTTTCTGTTGTTCATGGGGAAGATGGCAGGCGTCGCTTGA
- a CDS encoding M24 family metallopeptidase — translation MRSLRSWCLVTGLLVAMPLAAQKQDKHYYQTDFAAQEFMARRSQVYDAIGRQSIAVMQGASGVPGFSVFRQSNDFYYLTGVESAHAYLLLNGRTRSATLYLPHRDEGRERNEGKTLSAEDSTLVKQLTGIEQVRGIEHLSSDLIGADLIRPPALALYTPLSPMETGNDSRDELLAAQARRASDPWDGRPSREAELVRHIQERFPQFEVRDLSPTLDAMRTIKSPAEIALIREATRLAGLGIMEAMRSTRPGVYEYQLDAAAKYVFYVNGARGDGYASIIGGGTNAFLGHYFRKTDALRSGDLVLMDYAPDYRYYTSDVTRIWPVNGTFTPAQTALYAFIVAYRDALFRYIKPGVTADEVLDRAAADMKQYLIGKTFASPAHLQAVQEGLAFRGHFQHPVGMAVHDVGRVRGVPLKAGMVFTIDPMIWIPEERLYIRIEDMALVTETGVENLSGFVPSAVADVERVIGKSGVVQFRPPVSITPTVPPRAPGGLRQ, via the coding sequence ATGCGCTCTCTTCGTTCGTGGTGTCTCGTTACTGGACTGCTGGTGGCGATGCCTTTGGCTGCGCAGAAGCAAGACAAGCACTACTACCAGACCGACTTTGCGGCACAAGAGTTCATGGCCCGCCGCTCACAGGTGTACGACGCCATTGGTCGGCAGAGCATTGCCGTGATGCAAGGTGCCAGCGGAGTACCCGGGTTCAGTGTATTCCGACAGTCCAATGATTTCTACTATCTCACCGGCGTTGAGTCGGCCCACGCGTATCTCCTGCTCAATGGGCGTACCCGGTCGGCCACGCTGTACCTGCCGCACCGCGACGAAGGGCGTGAGCGCAATGAAGGCAAAACCCTGTCTGCCGAAGACTCCACACTGGTCAAGCAACTTACCGGGATAGAGCAGGTCCGCGGCATTGAGCATCTCTCCAGCGACTTGATCGGGGCCGATCTCATTCGCCCACCCGCGCTGGCGTTGTACACGCCGCTCAGCCCCATGGAGACAGGCAACGACAGTCGCGACGAACTGCTGGCCGCTCAGGCACGCCGTGCCAGTGACCCGTGGGATGGTCGTCCGTCGCGGGAAGCGGAGCTGGTCCGGCACATTCAGGAACGCTTTCCGCAGTTCGAAGTGCGCGATCTTTCGCCCACGCTCGATGCGATGCGCACCATCAAGAGCCCGGCCGAAATTGCCCTCATCCGCGAAGCCACTCGGCTCGCCGGGCTGGGCATCATGGAGGCCATGCGCTCCACGCGCCCCGGCGTGTACGAGTATCAGCTCGACGCCGCGGCCAAATACGTGTTCTACGTGAACGGTGCGCGCGGTGATGGCTACGCGTCGATTATCGGAGGCGGCACGAACGCCTTTTTGGGGCACTACTTCCGCAAAACCGATGCGCTGCGCAGCGGCGATCTGGTGCTCATGGATTACGCCCCGGACTACCGCTATTACACCAGCGATGTCACGCGCATCTGGCCCGTGAACGGCACGTTCACTCCGGCACAAACCGCCCTGTATGCGTTCATTGTGGCGTACCGTGACGCGCTCTTTCGGTACATCAAGCCGGGTGTGACCGCCGACGAGGTATTGGATCGCGCGGCCGCCGACATGAAGCAGTATCTGATCGGCAAGACATTTGCATCCCCGGCGCATCTGCAGGCGGTCCAAGAGGGGCTGGCTTTCCGCGGCCACTTCCAGCATCCCGTGGGCATGGCCGTGCACGATGTGGGGCGCGTCCGCGGTGTGCCGCTCAAGGCCGGCATGGTGTTTACCATCGACCCCATGATCTGGATTCCCGAGGAACGGCTCTACATTCGCATTGAAGACATGGCGCTGGTCACGGAAACCGGCGTGGAGAATCTCAGCGGCTTTGTACCGTCGGCGGTGGCCGATGTGGAGCGCGTCATTGGCAAGAGTGGCGTTGTGCAATTCCGCCCCCCCGTATCGATCACCCCAACGGTGCCACCGCGCGCGCCGGGAGGCCTCCGTCAATGA
- a CDS encoding M1 family metallopeptidase yields MKSPFLTAALVWGGAVMSSSSAAADTYPKNPNIDALNYAFTLELSDTTDRIAGELALDVRFVGPGVRAVRLDLMGATSALAGKGMTVSAVTVNGGAVAYTHTDNELLVPLASTPAVNTRARVVVRYSGIPATGLKIGNNRYGERTFFSDNWPDKARHWLPTIDHVGDKATSEFIVSAPAHYQVVSNGLQLESTDLPGGRRRTHWKNSVPISPWLYVLGVARFAMQRVDTFEGKPIETWVYAKDRDAGFADFATPTKDVLAYYSDYVGPFAYERLANIQSNSVSGGMEAASAILYSEGSVSGTGSVRWRNVIIHEIAHQWFGNAVTEADWDDVWLSEGFATYFTLLYIEHAYGRDEFVRGLQSSQNTVRSFAAKNPTYTIIHKNLSRMEDVTSSHTYQKGSWTLHMLRGVVGSAAFQRGIRAYYAAHFNGTATTADFRRAMEEASGQELGWFFDQWLYKPGNLKVDGSWTYDAAAKQVRITLNQTQTDGSLFAMPIEVGVYSKGQPTPVVERVRITGKTNVFTIPAPVAPDSVRLDPNMWVLMDATFAKK; encoded by the coding sequence ATGAAATCGCCATTCCTCACGGCTGCGCTGGTTTGGGGCGGCGCCGTCATGTCGTCGTCCTCGGCGGCTGCGGATACCTACCCCAAGAACCCCAACATCGACGCACTCAACTACGCCTTCACGCTGGAGCTGAGTGATACCACAGACCGTATTGCCGGCGAGCTCGCGCTCGATGTGCGCTTTGTGGGGCCCGGTGTGCGCGCGGTGCGTCTCGATCTCATGGGAGCCACTTCCGCGCTGGCCGGGAAAGGCATGACCGTGTCGGCCGTGACCGTCAACGGCGGCGCCGTGGCATACACGCACACCGACAACGAGTTGCTGGTCCCACTGGCATCGACGCCGGCGGTCAATACGCGGGCCCGCGTGGTGGTACGCTACAGTGGCATTCCGGCCACGGGGCTCAAGATTGGCAATAACCGGTACGGGGAGCGCACCTTCTTCAGCGACAACTGGCCGGACAAGGCGCGGCACTGGCTCCCCACCATCGATCATGTTGGCGACAAGGCCACCAGCGAGTTCATTGTGTCGGCGCCGGCGCACTATCAGGTGGTGTCCAACGGTCTGCAACTGGAGAGCACCGACCTGCCCGGCGGACGCCGCCGCACGCACTGGAAGAACTCGGTGCCCATCTCACCGTGGCTTTATGTACTGGGCGTAGCCCGCTTTGCCATGCAGCGCGTGGACACCTTTGAGGGCAAGCCCATTGAAACGTGGGTCTACGCGAAAGACCGTGACGCCGGCTTTGCCGACTTTGCCACCCCCACCAAAGATGTGTTGGCGTACTACAGCGACTATGTCGGGCCCTTTGCCTACGAGCGACTGGCCAACATTCAGTCCAACAGCGTGAGTGGCGGCATGGAAGCCGCGTCGGCCATTCTCTATAGCGAAGGGTCCGTGTCGGGCACCGGCAGCGTGCGCTGGCGCAACGTGATCATCCACGAAATTGCCCACCAATGGTTCGGCAACGCCGTCACCGAGGCCGACTGGGATGACGTGTGGCTCAGCGAGGGTTTTGCGACGTACTTCACGCTGCTCTACATCGAACACGCGTACGGCCGCGATGAGTTTGTGCGCGGTTTGCAGAGCAGTCAGAACACCGTCCGCAGCTTTGCCGCAAAGAACCCGACGTACACCATCATTCACAAGAATCTGAGTCGCATGGAAGATGTGACCAGCTCCCACACGTATCAGAAGGGGAGCTGGACGTTGCACATGCTGCGCGGTGTGGTGGGCTCGGCGGCGTTTCAGCGTGGCATTCGGGCGTACTATGCCGCGCACTTCAACGGCACCGCCACCACCGCCGATTTCCGTCGCGCCATGGAAGAGGCATCGGGGCAGGAGTTGGGCTGGTTCTTTGACCAGTGGCTCTACAAGCCCGGCAATCTCAAGGTCGACGGTAGCTGGACCTACGATGCCGCGGCGAAACAGGTCCGCATCACGCTCAACCAGACACAGACCGACGGTAGTCTCTTTGCCATGCCCATTGAGGTGGGCGTGTACAGCAAGGGGCAGCCAACACCCGTCGTGGAGCGTGTGCGCATCACCGGCAAGACCAATGTGTTTACGATCCCGGCGCCGGTGGCGCCAGATAGCGTGCGCCTGGACCCGAATATGTGGGTGTTGATGGATGCCACGTTTGCGAAGAAGTAA
- a CDS encoding amidohydrolase yields the protein MTIHRLVVRRSLRALLPGVLAACTTVSDTTPAADLILHNGRVYSMAWPEPTVNGVPSAQAPYDSVNGWRHDATAVVVREGRVVFVGNDSAALALKGPTTRVLDLKEHVVLPGLVDAHTHVAELGQSLDRVNLTGVATEAEAVALIAARAATTPKGEWILGYGWDEGAWANRYPDKTLLTARVPDHPVILRSLHGFAAWANERALTLAGITRNTPVPTGGEIRLDAKGEPTGLVLNRAVPLLDNAVPLPTPAQRDAQVLRALHVMAHAGYTGVHEAGVAPDVMDSFERLALRDSLPLRVYAMLSARDSSLIRQWITRGPFTSANGMLSVRAVKAYYDGALGSRGAQLLADYADQPGHRGVSGGSYGFDQRLVADIMSVGFQVGIHAIGDAGNRATLNFIDSVMRAAPKARGLRHRVEHAQVVSPPDLARFASLGVIASVQPPHAVEDKGWAETRLGANRIGGAYAWRTLRQAGAGLVFSSDLPGSDWSPFYGLHSAITRQDTSGTPPGGWYPAQRMTPEEAVRGYTVWSATAGFDETQAGVIAVGKRADLTVMDVDPFRSEGPALLKGRIMTTVSRGRVVYLRTP from the coding sequence GTGACCATTCACCGTCTTGTCGTACGGCGTTCGCTGCGCGCGCTCCTGCCCGGCGTACTGGCCGCCTGCACGACGGTCAGCGACACCACACCGGCCGCGGATCTCATTCTGCACAATGGCCGCGTCTACTCCATGGCGTGGCCTGAGCCGACCGTGAACGGAGTGCCGTCGGCGCAGGCGCCGTATGATTCCGTCAACGGCTGGCGCCATGACGCAACGGCCGTTGTCGTGCGCGAGGGGCGCGTGGTGTTTGTGGGCAACGATTCGGCAGCGCTCGCGCTGAAGGGGCCTACCACGCGCGTGCTCGATCTCAAAGAGCACGTGGTGCTCCCCGGCCTCGTGGATGCCCACACGCATGTGGCCGAACTGGGGCAGTCGCTGGATCGGGTCAATCTCACCGGCGTCGCCACGGAAGCCGAGGCCGTAGCGCTCATTGCCGCACGCGCCGCCACCACCCCCAAGGGCGAATGGATTCTGGGGTACGGGTGGGACGAAGGCGCGTGGGCCAATCGCTATCCCGACAAGACGCTGCTCACCGCGCGCGTCCCCGATCACCCGGTCATCCTGCGCAGCCTGCACGGCTTTGCGGCATGGGCCAACGAGCGGGCGCTCACACTGGCGGGCATTACGCGGAATACCCCTGTACCCACTGGCGGCGAGATTCGTCTCGACGCGAAGGGTGAGCCTACCGGGCTCGTGCTCAATCGTGCCGTGCCCCTGTTGGACAACGCGGTGCCCCTGCCAACGCCAGCGCAGCGCGACGCACAGGTGCTGCGCGCGTTGCACGTCATGGCGCATGCTGGCTATACCGGCGTGCACGAAGCGGGGGTGGCCCCCGACGTCATGGATAGCTTCGAGCGTCTGGCGCTGCGCGATTCCTTGCCGCTGCGCGTGTACGCCATGCTCAGTGCGCGCGATTCATCGCTGATCAGGCAATGGATTACCCGCGGCCCGTTCACCAGCGCCAACGGCATGTTGTCGGTGCGAGCCGTGAAGGCCTACTACGATGGTGCCCTTGGTTCACGTGGCGCCCAGTTGCTGGCGGACTACGCCGATCAACCCGGGCACCGCGGTGTCAGCGGCGGCTCGTACGGTTTTGATCAACGACTGGTCGCCGACATCATGAGCGTCGGTTTCCAGGTGGGTATTCACGCCATCGGCGACGCCGGCAATCGCGCCACGCTCAACTTTATCGATTCCGTGATGCGTGCCGCCCCCAAAGCGCGTGGGTTGCGCCACCGGGTGGAGCATGCGCAGGTCGTTTCGCCGCCGGATCTCGCGCGCTTTGCCTCTCTGGGGGTGATTGCCTCGGTGCAACCACCACACGCGGTAGAAGACAAAGGCTGGGCCGAGACGCGCCTTGGCGCCAATCGTATTGGTGGCGCCTACGCCTGGCGCACCCTGCGGCAGGCCGGTGCCGGCCTGGTCTTTTCGTCTGACCTGCCCGGGTCTGACTGGAGCCCTTTCTACGGGCTGCACAGCGCCATCACTCGGCAGGACACCAGCGGTACGCCGCCGGGGGGCTGGTATCCGGCGCAGCGCATGACCCCGGAAGAAGCGGTGCGCGGCTATACCGTGTGGAGCGCGACCGCCGGTTTTGATGAAACGCAGGCCGGGGTCATTGCGGTGGGCAAGCGGGCCGACCTGACGGTGATGGATGTGGATCCATTTCGGTCGGAGGGACCGGCCTTGCTGAAGGGACGGATCATGACGACCGTGTCGCGCGGGCGGGTGGTGTACCTTCGGACGCCATAG